The following are encoded in a window of Paenibacillaceae bacterium GAS479 genomic DNA:
- a CDS encoding Beta-propeller repeat-containing protein has product MNASSIEPSARIRPVHPNQPVFEHNVGQSDPQVAYLLRGQDSTFYFTPAHADMIFGKPLHTGEPAYDASSLSRIQWEAWGLRMSFIGASPKTRIEGCNLLDGIKNYFVGRDANKWRTGIQTFKKIKYTGLYPGIDMLFYLKDSQLEFDFIVAPGADWRQIALEFEGTDWLRIDAEGNFHAGVNEQTICLRKPFIYQMDEQRRQVQIKGGYVVRNKRRIGFEPASTYDDSLPLIIDPVLTYSTYLGGSDVTTGLGIAVDASGSAYVTGLTFATDYPTLGPIQGTLAGGSDVVVSKFSPAGNTLLYSTYLGGSDLDSGNAIAVDAFNNAYVTGYTDSMDFPTTSGAFQTTPPPSTNAFVSKLDPTGGILLFSTYLGGNDVDIGNGIAVDITGVTYITGTTLSSNFPLVNPFQSSFFAVNTAFVTKLNAAGNALLYSTYLSGTVFTNGAAIAVDRYGQFYAAGSTNVNFPTVNPFQPSFSGGTSDAYVVKFATVGSVTSVIYSTYLGGTQADYGTGVATDMSGNAYVTGYTNSLNFPVLAAIQPANGGLNDAFVSKLGPSGTLIYSTYLGGSDNDQGGGISADNLGNAYVTGWSASTNFPLANPFQSTLFGSASAFVTKLNSNPALIYSTYLGGDNNNQGTAITSDAFGSAYVTGLTSSNDFPLVNPFQNNQPAPGLQSAFVSKFEDTTQVGPTGPAGPAGPAGPTGATGPTGSSGLGPDGPTGPAGPTGTTGATGVTGPTGIGTTGPQGATGVTAGSTGPTGAIGPAGPAGAIGAAGVTGVTGVAGIAGAVGPAGLAGAAGLTGSPGTPGPIGPTGPVGPAGIAGPAGPRGAKGPEGPPGRNGKIIKIVETIKIVKPCKRRGRKTNAEALALLRKLERMLRDDDELCYLTSQITRITGFIKRKAYKSAMRSFCQLIEHIKNLIKEGEIPSRKGKKLLRLSACLLNELMLLCNRPKPIRISADEKE; this is encoded by the coding sequence ATGAATGCATCGTCAATAGAGCCATCAGCTCGAATCAGGCCGGTTCATCCTAATCAACCTGTGTTCGAGCATAATGTGGGACAATCAGACCCGCAGGTTGCCTATCTTCTAAGAGGTCAGGATTCAACCTTTTACTTCACCCCCGCGCATGCCGATATGATATTCGGCAAACCATTGCATACCGGCGAACCGGCGTACGATGCATCTTCTTTATCCCGGATCCAATGGGAAGCCTGGGGCCTTCGCATGAGTTTTATCGGCGCTAGCCCGAAAACGCGGATAGAGGGCTGCAACCTTCTGGACGGAATTAAAAACTATTTTGTCGGGCGGGATGCAAACAAATGGCGTACCGGCATACAGACGTTCAAGAAAATAAAATATACCGGTCTTTATCCTGGAATCGATATGTTGTTCTATCTCAAGGATTCCCAGCTGGAATTCGACTTTATCGTTGCTCCCGGGGCCGATTGGCGACAAATCGCTTTGGAATTTGAAGGAACGGATTGGCTGCGGATTGATGCGGAAGGCAACTTTCATGCTGGGGTAAACGAGCAAACCATCTGTTTACGGAAGCCGTTTATTTACCAGATGGATGAGCAGAGAAGGCAGGTTCAGATTAAGGGCGGATATGTTGTTCGGAATAAACGCCGGATTGGATTCGAACCCGCTTCAACTTATGATGACTCCCTCCCGCTAATAATTGATCCGGTATTGACCTATTCTACCTATCTCGGAGGCAGCGACGTTACGACTGGACTTGGCATTGCGGTAGATGCCTCCGGCAGTGCCTATGTGACGGGGCTTACTTTTGCCACGGACTATCCAACTCTGGGCCCGATTCAGGGAACACTGGCAGGCGGTTCAGACGTCGTGGTTAGCAAATTCTCTCCGGCCGGAAACACGCTGCTTTATTCCACCTATCTGGGCGGCAGCGATCTTGATTCCGGAAATGCAATCGCGGTTGATGCGTTCAACAATGCCTATGTAACCGGGTATACGGATTCCATGGACTTTCCGACAACTTCCGGTGCTTTCCAAACAACCCCTCCCCCTTCAACAAACGCCTTTGTTAGCAAGCTCGATCCTACCGGCGGCATCCTGCTGTTCTCGACCTATCTGGGCGGAAACGATGTCGATATCGGAAACGGCATCGCTGTCGACATTACAGGTGTCACTTACATTACGGGAACAACGCTATCAAGCAACTTTCCGTTGGTGAACCCGTTCCAAAGCTCATTTTTCGCAGTCAACACGGCCTTTGTAACCAAGCTTAATGCAGCGGGAAACGCTCTGCTGTACTCCACTTATCTAAGCGGAACCGTCTTCACCAACGGGGCCGCTATTGCAGTCGACCGCTACGGGCAATTTTATGCAGCAGGATCAACGAATGTTAATTTCCCTACCGTCAATCCTTTTCAGCCGTCCTTCAGCGGCGGTACCAGCGACGCCTATGTCGTCAAGTTTGCTACAGTCGGCTCTGTTACCAGCGTGATCTATTCGACTTATCTTGGGGGCACCCAAGCCGATTACGGAACAGGCGTCGCAACGGATATGAGCGGCAACGCCTATGTGACTGGTTATACAAATTCTCTGAATTTCCCTGTTCTCGCTGCCATTCAGCCCGCTAACGGCGGTCTTAACGACGCTTTTGTAAGCAAGCTGGGACCAAGCGGAACGCTGATCTATTCGACATATTTGGGAGGCAGCGACAACGATCAGGGGGGCGGAATCTCGGCTGATAATCTAGGCAACGCCTATGTTACCGGTTGGTCGGCTTCAACCAACTTTCCTTTGGCCAATCCGTTCCAAAGCACGCTGTTCGGGAGCGCAAGCGCCTTTGTAACCAAGCTTAATTCAAACCCGGCTCTCATTTATTCCACCTATTTGGGTGGGGATAACAACAATCAAGGAACGGCGATCACATCGGATGCTTTCGGAAGCGCTTATGTCACCGGGTTGACCTCCTCGAACGACTTCCCTTTGGTCAATCCGTTCCAAAATAATCAGCCGGCCCCAGGTTTACAAAGCGCATTTGTGTCCAAATTCGAAGATACCACCCAAGTCGGACCTACGGGGCCGGCGGGACCAGCAGGACCGGCAGGGCCAACCGGCGCGACTGGACCAACGGGAAGCTCAGGCCTCGGCCCGGACGGGCCGACTGGGCCGGCAGGGCCAACAGGTACAACCGGAGCTACGGGAGTGACAGGACCTACCGGTATAGGCACAACCGGGCCTCAAGGGGCGACTGGTGTAACGGCTGGGTCGACTGGACCGACAGGAGCAATTGGACCCGCCGGTCCTGCAGGCGCCATTGGCGCGGCAGGTGTTACTGGAGTTACTGGAGTGGCCGGAATAGCCGGCGCAGTCGGGCCAGCAGGGCTTGCAGGCGCAGCTGGATTGACCGGTTCTCCCGGTACGCCCGGTCCGATCGGACCGACGGGACCGGTTGGACCCGCGGGCATCGCTGGTCCTGCCGGGCCAAGGGGTGCTAAAGGACCCGAAGGCCCGCCAGGACGCAACGGGAAAATTATTAAAATCGTGGAGACGATCAAAATCGTCAAACCTTGCAAACGTCGGGGCAGGAAAACCAATGCCGAAGCCCTTGCACTGCTCCGCAAGCTCGAAAGAATGCTGCGGGACGATGATGAGCTCTGTTATCTTACCTCCCAGATAACCAGAATTACGGGGTTCATTAAACGCAAAGCCTACAAAAGTGCGATGAGATCCTTCTGCCAGTTGATCGAGCATATTAAAAACCTCATAAAAGAAGGAGAAATCCCCTCTCGTAAAGGAAAAAAACTGCTACGCCTTTCGGCCTGCCTGCTTAATGAGCTTATGTTGCTCTGCAACCGACCGAAACCGATCCGAATCAGCGCTGACGAAAAGGAGTGA